The stretch of DNA TGCCCTTTCTACATCAGATGGGGTAAAGGAGTCCCCTTCTGAACTTAGTTCCTGCAAATTACCACAACCAAATTCCTAGGATGTAAGTTCATCTATAGTTCCAGTCCACACCTTATGACAAGATTTTCacgttaaaaaaaatcatgattgTCCCTCGGCACCAAATTCATGCCAAAATCAAACGCAAAAGAGAGATAATATCAAGTGTCTAAAAATGGTCTGAATTGCAGTTGCGGCATGGAAGTTTTTGGAGTCTCCACAACTGCATTACGGCTACAATCATGGTTGCATCAACAACgcttgtttataattttttacactttcaAGAAACACGACACAACTTCAACTAAAACCTAGGACAATATGTTGGTAATCACAGCCTCCTTTGGAACAAGGAGTACTTTTTCAATtcgataaaattatttacatcaGCATAACATTCCCTTCTTTTACAATCAACAAATACTTTACAATCAACCTATTCCCATTTTCCTACATTAAAACGTTAAACAAAAAGCATGAATCCTCACATTGAAAGGCACAGAATAATACCTTCGCTTTCATCTGCAACTTATCTACGAACTTTAGATATTGCTTCAGAGAATAATCTTTTGAGTTTCCAAGAGCTGCCTCCATAGCCTGCAATGCACTCCATTAGTaatctcaaataaaaataagaacttattttttatatattgtccaTATAATTTTACACATTAACCAATCATAATTGTAAGaatataaattagtattattagttCCGAACTAAAGTCCACCCGCTCATATAATATTGTTGGAGTAAATTATTAATGTCTGTTATAGTGGAACTTAGTTTTACCCTTGAAGAAGTATATCAATGAGTTTAGGGAGAAAGTGTATATAAATTACTCTTCAGCTCAACTCCTAAAAAAATTCGAAACTTGAGTGTCCCAAAATAAGTTCCCCagtcaataattattaataggAGTCTTAACTTTTGAACTCTCCTTTTTGTTAATGTTCCGATCTGACACAGGGTTagctaaaataataataataataataataataataatattattattattgctataAACTTAATTTGATGCATGGATTAGttactcaaataataataacactaattaAGTGTccctaaaattataaaaaatgtcaaaaaagtaaaataaaaatatcaaataattataagagtAAGTTATAGAATGGATTAGAATTACAGAAGCAGTAGATGTGAgagattaattatttatttgatattttgataatttgaaCGAAAATTGTTGTTGAGTGAACAAGTTAACAGAGTAATGGACCTCATCAGACATGAAAGGGGTTAAGTGCGGAGAGAAAGCCGCCAAAACGGCAGAGGCGGTGGCGGGACCGACGCCTTTCAATACAGTGAGTTCATCGACGGCTTTGGAAACATCGGGAAGGCTCTGAAATGCCTTCTCAGAAGCGGATTTCACAACGGCGTCGTCTAGGGACGAAACGAAATCCAACAGACGCGGCCTgaaaaaattcaaccaaaacaaaaacGTACCCAAACAATCACTAAGGTATCATACAGAAAAAAGTGAGAGAAAGTTAGAGAGAGTGTAGTGACCTCCACTTGCCGCGCGTGAGCTTCCATTGCATGAGACTGGAGAGCTCTGAAGTGGTGAGAAAGGGGTTAGGGTTTCGTTGGCGAAGGAGGGAAGGTAGGTGGTTGCAGTAGAATTCATCGAGAGAAACCAGATTGGGTTTGTTTTTGGCGAGAGAGAGTGTTTGAATTCGAGATTGGTATGCAGAGAGTGCTTCCTTCCACACACTCACTTCTGAACATCCAAAATCCATTCCCACCAAAACCCTCACTCAATAGCTACTTCCCGCTCAACCTAGATTTGATTCCTCTGTTACTGTTGTTCTTTACcatttttgcaaaaataaaataatacaattaattgttttttaaaattattctttcatttttgaatgtgtaaaaaattaaataattacttgtTATTCTTAAGTTTgtgcaaaattattttattgttaagtTATAATATTTGTAACATTAAATTGTAATGTCGAATATCTTCATTAAAAAACACTCACCCTTATTTCAggcataaaattgaaaaaatattttattttcttttagatgtaatccatatatatatatatatatatatatatatatttatttatttatttatttatttccgtGACAGGGTGTAAGAAGAAATTTGACTGGTGCAGGAAGAAATAGCCTTCTGTGCAGGGTTTCAGATTTGGTAATTGGACTCTGCCCATCAGTTTTAACATATCATATGAAAGAAACTAAAAGAgtacattttattatatgtcTTCATTTGTGACATGACTTCGAGTACTCTAATTTCTTTTAAGTATAAATAAACTGTATATTCACTATAACTCACTattatgttataaattaaaatctatAATTTAGATTCACTATCTTTGCTATCTATCTCAACTTGAGATTGCTAATATTTTTTGAGTTCAATCATTTGATGTGCATTTTACGTGTTATCATCGTAAATTGTCAAATACAATTTCACACAAATTGTCTCAAATTATTATGTGCTAGTAaacattattcttttataaccATACATATATTACGATAAAGTTTTGTGTGGTGAAATTGAGAGCTTCACTTATATTCTAGAACAATTTGAGATAAGAGGAATATgagttaaaaacaaattatgaatTCGATTTAGAGTACGTAAGTTTTAATTGGATTTCTTTCTTaactgtatttttatttaaaaaagtcctctaattt from Vigna unguiculata cultivar IT97K-499-35 chromosome 8, ASM411807v1, whole genome shotgun sequence encodes:
- the LOC114193394 gene encoding uncharacterized protein LOC114193394 — translated: MDFGCSEVSVWKEALSAYQSRIQTLSLAKNKPNLVSLDEFYCNHLPSLLRQRNPNPFLTTSELSSLMQWKLTRGKWRPRLLDFVSSLDDAVVKSASEKAFQSLPDVSKAVDELTVLKGVGPATASAVLAAFSPHLTPFMSDEAMEAALGNSKDYSLKQYLKFVDKLQMKAKELSSEGDSFTPSDVERALWSYAVGQSSSPDSNQEPKTKPSRSSKRKRKN